The following are encoded in a window of Solibacillus sp. FSL R7-0668 genomic DNA:
- a CDS encoding LysE family translocator, whose product MIDNLWLFITIATLIVVVPGVDFLLVTKNTLNFGKSAGHFTTLGIILALCIWTILAVFGLATIVASSTFLFMLIKYAGAVYLIWLGIQALLAKKSSMGALLTKDHTLQIPDNTHRHCFTQGIVTDLMNPKTLLLYVTLMPQFINTKAAVTPQLLILAGTLIAISIIWLVLVVYILNMIRTWFLRPTVQAVFNKMTGIILISLGVKLAFERNI is encoded by the coding sequence ATGATAGACAATCTTTGGCTCTTTATTACAATTGCCACATTAATCGTCGTTGTACCCGGCGTCGATTTTTTATTGGTTACCAAAAATACACTCAACTTCGGAAAAAGTGCGGGGCATTTTACAACTTTAGGTATCATTTTAGCGCTTTGCATATGGACCATACTTGCTGTTTTTGGCCTAGCTACAATCGTTGCCAGCTCTACATTTTTATTTATGCTGATTAAATATGCTGGAGCCGTTTATTTAATTTGGCTAGGTATACAGGCATTGCTAGCGAAAAAATCGTCTATGGGCGCACTGCTGACAAAGGATCACACCCTTCAAATCCCAGACAATACGCATCGTCACTGCTTTACACAGGGAATTGTTACGGATTTGATGAACCCTAAAACATTGCTTCTTTATGTCACGCTCATGCCTCAGTTTATCAATACAAAGGCAGCCGTTACACCACAGCTATTAATCTTGGCGGGGACACTTATCGCCATTTCGATCATTTGGCTCGTTTTGGTCGTGTACATACTTAATATGATTCGAACTTGGTTTTTACGCCCAACTGTTCAAGCAGTATTCAATAAAATGACCGGCATTATTTTAATTTCCTTAGGCGTAAAGCTCGCATTTGAAAGAAATATATAA
- a CDS encoding response regulator transcription factor: MKILLAEDDARLRKNIGYILNKDFHHVVEVNNGQDALDNAIAEWYDLLILDWMMPSLSGIEVCQQLRNAGFSGGILMLTAKDDTADVIQGLDSGADDYLVKPFKMEELLARIRSVLRRKEKAIEQIIEVEQLQLHIDSRSVMRNNVEIKLTKNEFLLLEYLFLNKGRVLTREQICTYIWGYEYDVSNNSLDALVKLVRKKVDASQDKSYIQNVRGIGYKLRECYVS; the protein is encoded by the coding sequence TTGAAAATATTACTAGCAGAAGATGATGCACGCTTAAGAAAAAATATCGGCTATATTTTAAATAAGGATTTTCACCATGTAGTCGAGGTGAATAATGGACAAGATGCGCTAGATAACGCGATTGCTGAATGGTATGATTTGCTTATTTTGGACTGGATGATGCCAAGTTTATCTGGTATTGAAGTGTGTCAGCAATTGCGTAACGCGGGCTTTAGTGGTGGTATATTAATGCTAACCGCAAAAGACGATACGGCTGATGTCATTCAAGGGTTAGATAGCGGTGCAGATGATTACTTAGTCAAGCCTTTTAAAATGGAAGAGCTTTTGGCCAGAATTCGATCTGTATTACGAAGAAAAGAGAAGGCAATCGAGCAAATCATCGAAGTAGAACAGCTACAGCTCCATATAGATTCCCGTTCTGTCATGCGCAATAATGTAGAAATTAAATTAACGAAAAATGAATTTTTGCTTTTGGAATATTTATTCCTCAATAAAGGGCGTGTGCTAACAAGAGAGCAAATTTGTACGTATATTTGGGGCTATGAGTATGATGTTTCCAATAACTCTTTAGATGCACTTGTAAAACTTGTTCGAAAAAAGGTAGATGCTAGCCAAGATAAATCGTATATTCAAAATGTAAGAGGAATTGGCTATAAACTAAGAGAATGCTATGTTTCATAA
- a CDS encoding sensor histidine kinase yields the protein MFHKTRIKLSLLYATLFFLFFSLFLIILYVSLVNLMSSQQLDELESLYIQQKHDFYVYGGQEKSRLSYEPNQNYFYYIYTKNQEFIHGDESHKGLKRQLEKYFVESEVTEDSVLRYEWQEQYFLLLKKPIYEQGEAAGYIILGKSITSQQHFFQKSIQLFIFLTCISTVFIGLLSYYMARKAMIPIQWSFDKQRKFVSDASHELRTPLSIFYSSLDILETGEASNLSPFGKELVDDMKDEAQLMKELLEKLLFLARHDQQQGYQNTEVIQLSNMLERIGHKFQKVMPAEIHFTTDIQENIEFLGDATNIQELLYILLDNAILYATKGSITLTLSKESRFIKITVSDNGVGIPEQELTLIFERFYRSDQARQSKGNGLGLSLAKAIVQQHDGEIYATSIVGEGTTFHILFPI from the coding sequence ATGTTTCATAAAACAAGGATAAAATTATCATTATTATATGCAACATTATTCTTTTTGTTTTTCTCACTCTTCCTCATCATCCTATATGTTTCACTTGTAAATTTGATGAGTAGCCAGCAATTAGATGAACTGGAATCTCTCTACATACAACAAAAGCATGATTTCTATGTATATGGCGGCCAAGAAAAAAGTAGATTAAGCTATGAACCAAATCAAAATTATTTCTATTATATTTATACAAAAAATCAGGAGTTTATTCACGGCGATGAATCGCATAAAGGGCTGAAAAGGCAATTAGAAAAATACTTTGTAGAAAGTGAAGTTACGGAAGATTCTGTGCTTCGTTACGAATGGCAAGAACAGTATTTCCTGCTCTTAAAAAAGCCCATTTACGAACAAGGGGAGGCGGCTGGTTATATTATTTTAGGGAAATCTATTACATCTCAGCAACACTTTTTCCAAAAATCTATTCAGTTATTTATTTTCTTAACTTGTATTTCCACTGTCTTTATTGGTCTGCTTAGTTACTATATGGCGAGGAAAGCGATGATCCCTATTCAATGGTCCTTTGATAAACAACGAAAATTCGTTTCCGATGCCTCTCATGAATTGCGAACACCCCTCAGTATTTTTTATAGCTCACTTGATATATTAGAAACCGGGGAAGCGTCTAATTTAAGCCCATTTGGAAAAGAATTGGTCGATGATATGAAAGACGAGGCTCAATTAATGAAGGAGCTTTTGGAAAAGCTATTGTTTTTAGCTCGACATGATCAGCAGCAAGGGTATCAAAATACAGAAGTTATTCAGCTCTCTAACATGCTCGAACGAATAGGGCATAAATTCCAAAAGGTAATGCCAGCTGAAATTCATTTTACTACAGATATTCAAGAGAATATTGAATTTTTAGGAGATGCAACAAACATACAAGAGCTCCTTTATATTTTATTGGATAATGCTATTTTATACGCGACTAAAGGGAGTATAACGCTTACTCTTTCAAAGGAAAGTCGTTTCATTAAAATTACTGTATCTGATAATGGGGTTGGTATTCCCGAACAGGAATTAACGTTAATCTTTGAACGGTTCTATCGCAGTGATCAGGCTCGTCAAAGTAAAGGGAATGGTTTAGGTCTCTCACTAGCAAAAGCAATTGTCCAACAGCATGATGGTGAAATCTATGCTACAAGTATAGTGGGAGAGGGGACTACATTCCATATCCTATTTCCAATTTGA
- the pdxS gene encoding pyridoxal 5'-phosphate synthase lyase subunit PdxS, which produces MVQIGTDRVKRGMAEMQKGGVIMDVVNAEQAKIAEAAGAVAVMALERVPSDIRKAGGVARMADLKIVEEVMAAVSIPVMAKARIGHITEARVLESMGVDYIDESEVLTPADEEFHLLKSDYTVPFVCGCRDLGEAARRIGEGASMLRTKGEPGTGNIVEAVRHIRKVNAQVRRVVGMNVDELMTEAKLLGAPFELLLEIKRLGRLPVVNFAAGGVATPADAALMMELGADGVFVGSGIFKSENPEKFARAIVEATTHYHDYELIARVSKDLGSPMTGIEISKLAAADRMQERGW; this is translated from the coding sequence ATGGTTCAAATTGGTACTGATCGTGTAAAACGAGGGATGGCAGAAATGCAAAAGGGCGGCGTGATTATGGATGTTGTCAACGCCGAGCAAGCAAAAATCGCAGAGGCAGCCGGAGCAGTAGCGGTTATGGCATTAGAGCGTGTGCCTTCAGATATTCGTAAAGCTGGTGGCGTTGCACGTATGGCAGATTTAAAAATTGTGGAAGAGGTAATGGCAGCTGTTTCCATTCCAGTGATGGCGAAAGCACGTATCGGACATATTACCGAGGCGCGTGTATTGGAATCGATGGGTGTAGATTATATCGATGAATCGGAAGTATTAACACCAGCAGATGAAGAATTCCACTTATTAAAAAGTGATTACACTGTGCCATTTGTCTGTGGCTGCCGTGATTTAGGTGAGGCTGCTCGCCGTATTGGTGAAGGGGCTTCGATGCTTCGTACAAAAGGAGAGCCTGGCACAGGAAATATTGTCGAGGCAGTTCGTCATATTCGCAAAGTCAATGCGCAAGTACGTCGTGTTGTCGGCATGAATGTAGATGAGCTCATGACTGAGGCTAAGCTATTAGGCGCACCTTTTGAATTATTATTAGAAATTAAGCGTTTAGGGCGTTTGCCGGTTGTGAACTTTGCGGCTGGAGGTGTAGCAACGCCTGCGGATGCCGCACTAATGATGGAGCTTGGAGCTGACGGTGTATTCGTAGGCTCAGGTATTTTCAAATCAGAAAATCCTGAAAAATTTGCACGCGCCATTGTAGAAGCAACAACACATTATCATGATTATGAATTAATCGCACGCGTTTCAAAAGATTTAGGTTCACCAATGACAGGTATTGAAATTTCAAAATTAGCAGCTGCAGATCGGATGCAGGAGCGTGGCTGGTAA
- a CDS encoding methyl-accepting chemotaxis protein, producing MRKKSMRARLIFLLLAVCILPVLVTVTVNYFATTSSFNSIQNDDQKQMEHIVNTQVETEKAQLQAIATSLAKNPEVVAILQSTNRATINESIQALFAKLQHEQQLAVLEIGDAQGIVHVRGHNIEQFGDDKSETSAIQEALNGKVMSGLEYGKSGLAIRAFAPIEVNGIIIGTVQVGINDQFIQLIQELLPLVQLQFLNPQELETLLAKSTDISLKELLNGDAARVFDEKVQVIESYLPFLDPTGKKVIGVMLLKQDVSAIQAIQSDMFITGIIVLVLACIIAVVIAMIYSKSLTAPIAKTAHALQCLRDGDLTQTIEKIKRQDEMGMMMQDMKDMQQQLHSTIQEVSLASETVSAQSMELKEDVSITSSSSQAIAQVMEDISSGTERQTFAITEVSETVNDFSNRLQETAQQSTILQASSQSVRALSEKGAQLMHASSAQMNELQTVMNDAVTKMAALDAQASKITTFVSIIEDVANQTNLLALNASIEAARAGEHGKGFAVVAEEVRKLALQVEQSVSEITTLVSTIQRDSTNVSGSLQNGYLQVEFGASQLATTSHTFNEIEQAVVTISEGIADMRTSLDAMNSESQEINATVQEIAAISEETTAAVEETTSTLAESSASMQNIAISTEQLTQLAEQLNRIVKQYKVHRS from the coding sequence GTGCGCAAGAAATCAATGAGAGCAAGGCTAATTTTTCTATTATTAGCTGTCTGTATTTTACCAGTTCTCGTAACTGTAACAGTCAATTATTTTGCAACAACGTCAAGTTTTAATTCAATTCAAAATGATGACCAAAAGCAAATGGAACATATTGTGAATACCCAAGTCGAAACAGAAAAAGCACAGCTGCAGGCGATTGCTACATCATTGGCGAAAAATCCAGAAGTGGTCGCTATTTTGCAATCAACAAATCGTGCAACTATTAATGAAAGCATACAGGCGTTGTTTGCCAAACTACAGCATGAGCAGCAACTAGCTGTACTTGAAATAGGCGATGCTCAAGGAATCGTTCATGTGCGCGGTCATAATATAGAGCAGTTTGGTGACGACAAGTCCGAAACATCCGCAATTCAAGAGGCATTAAACGGTAAGGTGATGAGCGGGCTAGAGTATGGGAAAAGTGGACTAGCGATTCGTGCTTTTGCTCCAATTGAAGTGAATGGAATAATTATTGGTACGGTACAAGTTGGGATAAATGATCAATTTATTCAACTCATTCAGGAATTATTACCATTAGTGCAGCTACAATTTTTAAATCCGCAAGAGCTAGAAACATTACTTGCCAAAAGCACGGACATTTCTTTAAAGGAATTATTAAATGGTGACGCTGCACGTGTATTTGATGAAAAGGTACAAGTAATCGAAAGCTACTTGCCATTTTTAGATCCAACAGGAAAAAAAGTGATTGGAGTCATGCTGCTAAAGCAAGATGTTTCAGCCATACAAGCTATCCAATCAGATATGTTTATAACGGGAATCATTGTTTTAGTACTTGCATGCATTATAGCCGTTGTTATTGCAATGATTTATAGTAAATCGTTAACAGCACCCATTGCGAAAACGGCGCATGCACTGCAATGTTTACGAGATGGTGATTTAACCCAAACAATTGAAAAAATAAAGCGCCAAGATGAGATGGGTATGATGATGCAGGACATGAAGGATATGCAGCAGCAGCTTCATAGCACGATACAAGAAGTGTCGCTTGCCTCAGAAACGGTTTCTGCTCAAAGCATGGAATTAAAAGAGGATGTATCAATTACATCATCTAGCTCACAAGCAATCGCACAAGTGATGGAGGATATCTCTTCGGGAACGGAGCGACAAACTTTTGCCATCACAGAAGTTTCAGAAACGGTCAATGATTTTTCCAACCGCTTACAAGAAACTGCGCAACAAAGTACGATTTTACAGGCCTCGTCACAGTCGGTACGTGCGCTATCAGAAAAGGGGGCACAGCTAATGCATGCCTCCTCAGCACAAATGAATGAATTGCAAACCGTTATGAATGATGCAGTCACGAAAATGGCGGCATTAGATGCTCAAGCGAGTAAAATTACAACCTTTGTCTCCATTATTGAAGATGTGGCTAATCAAACGAACTTACTCGCATTAAACGCTTCGATTGAGGCCGCGCGTGCAGGGGAGCATGGTAAAGGCTTTGCGGTAGTGGCAGAAGAAGTACGCAAGCTAGCCTTACAAGTAGAGCAGTCTGTATCAGAAATTACAACACTTGTTTCAACAATTCAGCGTGATTCTACAAATGTAAGTGGTTCGTTGCAAAACGGCTATTTGCAAGTAGAATTCGGGGCGAGCCAGCTAGCGACAACTTCGCATACCTTTAATGAAATCGAACAGGCAGTAGTGACAATTTCCGAGGGAATTGCTGACATGAGGACTAGTTTGGATGCAATGAATAGTGAAAGTCAGGAAATTAATGCAACAGTTCAAGAAATTGCAGCAATTAGCGAAGAAACAACAGCTGCTGTAGAGGAAACGACGAGCACATTAGCAGAATCAAGTGCTTCAATGCAAAATATCGCGATTTCGACCGAGCAGTTAACACAATTAGCCGAGCAATTAAATCGAATTGTGAAGCAGTATAAAGTTCATCGTTCCTAA
- a CDS encoding TetR/AcrR family transcriptional regulator: MKIDPRRVKSIEKLHNAYLSLLIEGHEQLTIQTICNKANVTRPTFYKTYKDIPELRGGLLQSLLENLKAALVIQDPKPIDVIDKDEMPKHLILLFNHIQSNHIAYETLLIYQPDALFIDGIHEILKEFVKNGIYVSEAHQYLLNVHEELIVNYVVGGFLESIRWWIKENYSVSVVEMAATLIELSVNGPYVKRFR; the protein is encoded by the coding sequence ATGAAGATAGATCCAAGACGTGTTAAATCAATAGAAAAGCTTCATAATGCGTATTTAAGTTTATTAATTGAGGGACATGAGCAACTTACCATTCAAACGATATGCAATAAAGCAAATGTAACAAGACCAACCTTCTATAAAACATATAAGGATATTCCCGAATTACGCGGCGGTTTGTTGCAAAGCTTGCTAGAAAATTTAAAAGCAGCTCTAGTTATCCAAGATCCAAAGCCAATTGATGTAATTGATAAAGATGAAATGCCAAAGCATTTAATTTTATTATTTAATCATATTCAGAGCAATCATATTGCGTATGAAACCTTATTGATCTATCAACCAGATGCGTTATTTATAGATGGCATTCATGAAATCTTAAAAGAGTTTGTTAAAAACGGGATTTATGTCTCTGAGGCGCATCAATATTTATTGAATGTTCACGAGGAGTTAATCGTCAACTATGTTGTAGGTGGTTTCTTAGAGAGTATTCGCTGGTGGATTAAAGAAAATTATTCGGTTTCAGTAGTTGAAATGGCTGCTACATTAATTGAGCTTTCGGTAAACGGTCCGTATGTGAAACGCTTTCGCTAA
- the pdxT gene encoding pyridoxal 5'-phosphate synthase glutaminase subunit PdxT codes for MTKIGVLALQGAVREHVNAIEAVGAQAIIVKHVEDLAEIDGLILPGGESTTMRKLIDQYGFLAPLRDFGQSGKPIFGTCAGLILLAAEVVGYEAPHLGLMNCTVARNSFGRQKDSFEVQLHAKGIGEDVAAVFIRAPHIVSVGENVEILAEHDGRIVLARDGQYLGCSFHPELTEDVRVMAYFLTMVEQRGER; via the coding sequence ATGACAAAGATTGGTGTCCTTGCTTTACAGGGTGCAGTCCGTGAGCATGTAAACGCCATTGAAGCAGTTGGTGCACAGGCCATTATTGTAAAGCATGTAGAGGATTTAGCTGAAATTGACGGCTTAATCCTACCTGGTGGAGAAAGTACGACGATGCGTAAGCTAATCGATCAATATGGTTTTCTAGCGCCATTGCGGGACTTTGGTCAAAGTGGCAAACCGATTTTTGGTACTTGTGCAGGTTTAATTTTATTGGCTGCTGAGGTTGTCGGCTATGAAGCGCCCCATTTAGGACTGATGAATTGTACAGTAGCGCGCAACTCTTTTGGACGACAAAAGGATAGCTTTGAAGTTCAGCTCCACGCAAAAGGGATCGGCGAAGATGTCGCAGCTGTCTTCATTCGCGCCCCACATATCGTGTCAGTTGGAGAAAATGTAGAGATACTAGCCGAGCATGATGGCCGAATTGTGCTCGCTCGCGATGGACAGTACTTGGGCTGTTCATTTCACCCAGAGTTGACTGAGGACGTGCGTGTGATGGCGTACTTTTTAACGATGGTTGAACAGCGTGGCGAAAGATAG
- a CDS encoding SDR family NAD(P)-dependent oxidoreductase: MRLKDKVAIITGAANGMGAAEAKLFAKEGAKVVATDVNDEKLQELAKEIEAAGGEVLAIKQDVASEEQWKSVVAQTIEKYGKLDILVNNAGVAINKSFATMEMSEWNWVMDINLNGCVLGMKYAIPEMQKVGGGSVINISSIGGIVGMAGSSPYTAAKGALRSLSKSAAVEYGKDKIRVNSVHPGIIVTPMTEDTMETAMPYYQTFTQLPYFGEPEDVAHGVLFLASDESRFMTGAELVIDGGWTAL, encoded by the coding sequence ATGAGATTAAAAGATAAAGTAGCTATTATTACTGGGGCAGCAAACGGAATGGGCGCTGCCGAGGCAAAATTATTCGCAAAAGAAGGGGCAAAAGTTGTAGCGACGGATGTCAATGACGAAAAATTACAAGAGCTTGCAAAAGAAATTGAAGCAGCTGGTGGCGAAGTATTAGCAATCAAACAAGACGTTGCATCGGAAGAGCAATGGAAATCTGTTGTCGCACAAACGATTGAAAAGTATGGAAAATTAGATATTTTAGTAAATAATGCGGGTGTCGCAATTAATAAAAGCTTCGCAACGATGGAAATGTCGGAGTGGAATTGGGTTATGGATATTAACCTAAATGGCTGTGTGTTAGGAATGAAATATGCGATTCCTGAAATGCAAAAAGTTGGTGGTGGTTCGGTAATTAATATTTCGTCAATTGGTGGAATTGTAGGTATGGCTGGATCAAGCCCTTATACTGCAGCAAAAGGTGCATTACGTTCATTATCAAAATCTGCTGCTGTGGAATACGGAAAAGATAAAATTCGCGTAAATTCAGTTCACCCAGGAATTATTGTGACACCAATGACCGAGGATACAATGGAAACGGCCATGCCATATTATCAAACATTTACACAGTTACCTTACTTTGGTGAGCCTGAAGATGTGGCACATGGTGTACTATTTTTAGCAAGTGATGAATCACGATTTATGACAGGCGCTGAGCTCGTTATTGATGGTGGTTGGACAGCGCTATAA
- a CDS encoding ferric reductase-like transmembrane domain-containing protein — MLNSTWEWTRLFGFLAYFYFTISIIFGLLRKTSYVKSHKNLVYQLHQSAGWMGLFTVLIHILVLMFDSYMPYSIVEVLIPFAAAHKPLASGIGTIAFYCFLIVLMTSDLWIKTMNRSIWKNIHFLVLPAWLLSLFHGINLGSDTENFLVLLFYVVTAGSTLILSVLRMIDQNNKKKSVASKSNHSI; from the coding sequence TTGTTAAATAGCACATGGGAATGGACACGTTTATTTGGATTTTTAGCTTATTTTTATTTTACAATTTCAATTATTTTTGGGCTACTGAGAAAAACCTCTTATGTAAAATCACATAAAAACTTAGTTTATCAGCTGCATCAAAGTGCGGGCTGGATGGGCTTATTCACAGTACTTATTCATATCCTTGTATTAATGTTTGATAGCTATATGCCATATAGCATAGTAGAGGTGTTAATTCCTTTTGCTGCCGCTCATAAGCCCCTTGCTTCTGGTATTGGCACAATTGCATTTTATTGCTTTTTAATCGTGTTAATGACCTCGGATTTATGGATTAAAACAATGAACCGCTCTATCTGGAAAAATATACATTTCCTCGTTTTACCTGCATGGCTATTATCTCTTTTTCATGGGATCAATTTAGGGAGTGATACGGAAAACTTCTTGGTCTTACTCTTTTATGTAGTAACAGCAGGTTCAACACTCATTCTATCTGTTCTACGCATGATCGACCAAAATAATAAAAAAAAGAGTGTCGCCTCGAAAAGTAATCATTCAATATAA
- a CDS encoding FAD:protein FMN transferase — protein MDTLSLQLMNTDFYIALPKGMHSNWKDQAEKWLQYVAKEWSRFQPNNELARLNDLKIGETLRLKSVLYNCLQLANEYYLVSNGLFSPYLKLQLEQQGYNQSFPFEVAENQPTIEQVSSKTPIQFLDNQQVMKLGSQEIDLGGFAKGYAIEKLAEWLEKEVAPDYGIVDGGGDMKMWSTGEKTWTIGVANPSDITKEISQIKMKTGAIATSNRLYRSWTQGNLTKYHLLNGQTGEIAKTDVIQATVVTSSLCDAEVGAKLCFLLDDSEQQWWFNKNCQRNARFIVKEGQAGYWASSRGRVIVK, from the coding sequence ATGGATACACTTTCCCTTCAATTAATGAATACCGATTTTTATATCGCTCTTCCAAAAGGGATGCATTCTAATTGGAAAGATCAAGCGGAGAAGTGGTTACAATACGTAGCGAAAGAATGGTCAAGATTCCAACCGAACAATGAATTAGCACGATTAAATGACTTAAAAATAGGCGAAACATTGCGACTAAAGTCAGTATTATACAATTGTTTACAACTCGCAAATGAATACTATCTTGTTTCCAATGGTTTATTCTCCCCTTATTTGAAGCTACAGCTAGAACAACAGGGCTACAATCAGTCATTTCCCTTTGAAGTGGCAGAGAATCAACCTACCATTGAACAGGTTAGCTCAAAAACGCCCATTCAATTTTTGGACAATCAGCAAGTCATGAAACTAGGATCGCAGGAAATTGATTTAGGCGGGTTTGCTAAAGGCTATGCCATCGAAAAATTAGCTGAATGGCTTGAAAAAGAAGTAGCCCCCGATTACGGCATTGTCGATGGTGGCGGTGATATGAAAATGTGGTCTACCGGTGAAAAGACTTGGACTATTGGTGTTGCAAACCCATCAGATATTACGAAAGAAATTAGCCAAATCAAAATGAAAACTGGCGCAATTGCCACTTCCAATCGGTTGTATAGAAGTTGGACACAAGGTAATTTGACAAAGTATCATCTATTGAATGGACAAACAGGAGAGATTGCTAAAACAGATGTAATCCAAGCAACGGTTGTCACATCCTCACTATGTGATGCAGAGGTCGGAGCCAAGCTTTGTTTTCTACTAGATGATAGCGAGCAACAATGGTGGTTTAATAAAAATTGCCAACGAAATGCACGTTTCATTGTGAAAGAAGGTCAAGCTGGATATTGGGCGTCATCAAGGGGGCGAGTAATTGTTAAATAG
- a CDS encoding GNAT family N-acetyltransferase, whose translation MKLRQVVENDLERLVTIENLGFSIEEAATRAAFIERIQMIADSFLVVEINGKVVGYVNGPVMEPLYITDDLFTDVKENPLTGGVQSILGLAVDPAFRGQGLAKQLLVALEDVARKQQRRAISLTCKEDLIAFYEACGYENHGVSDSVHGGVQWFNLVKEL comes from the coding sequence ATGAAGCTTCGTCAAGTAGTAGAAAATGATTTAGAGCGATTAGTTACGATTGAAAATTTGGGATTCAGTATTGAAGAAGCAGCGACACGAGCGGCATTTATTGAACGTATTCAAATGATAGCGGATAGCTTTTTAGTCGTTGAAATCAACGGGAAAGTTGTCGGCTATGTTAATGGCCCTGTTATGGAGCCTTTATATATAACGGATGATTTATTTACCGATGTAAAAGAAAATCCGTTGACTGGTGGTGTGCAAAGTATTTTAGGCTTAGCAGTAGATCCAGCATTTCGAGGACAGGGGCTTGCCAAACAATTATTAGTGGCATTAGAAGACGTTGCGCGTAAGCAACAAAGAAGAGCCATTTCATTGACGTGTAAGGAAGACTTAATCGCTTTTTATGAAGCATGTGGCTATGAAAATCACGGCGTCTCCGATTCGGTGCATGGTGGCGTGCAATGGTTTAATTTAGTGAAAGAATTATAG
- a CDS encoding copper amine oxidase N-terminal domain-containing protein has product MKNIKISMLVAMLLAGTVTGGVIVQADDDNEHWYEKYDNDDYYDDHDDDDYDDYDDDDNDYDDYYYDDDAFNNMNGVIYDKGTWNIWSRNLVMEKEELPFNTSQLVKMKVANTNKELNFYVIPKNREFFVPGKEVAQLLGAEATFYKASKILDIQYQENELIFRSDSNVIFDSNVKTPLPAFSFSLNEDLYVPISVITNGLGYIVEWQENDQVFLCLPLIN; this is encoded by the coding sequence ATGAAGAATATAAAAATCAGTATGCTTGTCGCGATGCTATTGGCAGGGACAGTCACAGGAGGAGTAATTGTCCAAGCTGATGACGACAATGAACATTGGTATGAAAAATATGATAACGATGATTATTATGATGACCACGATGATGATGACTATGATGACTATGACGACGATGATAACGACTATGACGATTACTACTACGATGATGATGCATTCAATAATATGAATGGCGTCATATACGATAAAGGTACTTGGAATATTTGGTCAAGAAATTTAGTAATGGAAAAAGAGGAGTTGCCGTTCAACACCTCTCAATTAGTCAAAATGAAAGTAGCAAATACGAATAAAGAATTGAATTTTTATGTGATCCCGAAAAATAGAGAGTTCTTTGTTCCAGGAAAAGAGGTAGCTCAGCTTTTAGGAGCAGAGGCAACCTTCTATAAAGCAAGCAAAATATTAGATATTCAATATCAAGAAAATGAACTAATTTTCCGCTCCGATTCAAATGTTATTTTTGATAGTAACGTTAAAACACCGCTACCTGCATTTTCATTCTCTTTAAATGAAGATCTATATGTGCCGATTAGTGTCATTACAAATGGCTTAGGCTATATCGTTGAGTGGCAAGAGAACGACCAAGTATTTTTATGTCTACCTTTAATCAATTAG